From Epinephelus lanceolatus isolate andai-2023 chromosome 12, ASM4190304v1, whole genome shotgun sequence, the proteins below share one genomic window:
- the paxip1 gene encoding PAX-interacting protein 1, which yields MSEEEKKVSDELFKDVKFYVVGDIDQKVVQLLKAGKGKEVSYNALATHIIAEDGDNPEVGESREVFDLPVVKPSWVILSVRCGDLLPVTGFSPESGQIFFGVTACLPRLPEDLNTLWAYITFYGGECQLNLNKKVTHLVVKEPKGAKFECALKHPGIKIVTPDWIIDSVKDKSRKDEMLYHPRLTYVEPEEEEESEAESYDQRSHSDGSYSPRRSRLSSGGSSGEESSPRRRPGPKKLNSVSPTSPCKPERRSERMFDDSDDDSSTEKEGTNLNWTPAEVVTPTPPIATGTARRRGGPPGSKDPVSSTGSGLINLCATVPPVPGSGGALPAEARSAAAAISHTTQQGVSVPEGWSQAARTLRNITNNSDMQPANRPANVAHIIQNLTANQTKPLEQQTNQSHAQTPNSTNPLLFNQSKLPGQPLTAEQQQQLLQQQQSHQAAQQQHQQLPQQPQHPMMHLQQQHQMMQLHHQQQQHQQSQVTQQQGFAQLPQQQQQFLQQQQQMHQQQMFSQQQQQHAFSQQQLRPQQLLRPGLQQLQQQQALQQQLQQFQQQQQRMQMLQQQQQQQNQQQLHQQHLQQQQQQQQQQHFLQQQQHMQQMQQQQHHLQNQQQQQAVQHQNQQALQQQQQQQQQHQNQTTLQPQLQQPPHISQLFGHEPGQEIPQDGFLLGCVFAIADYPEQMADKQLLATWKRVIQACGGAVDPTLTSRCTHLLCESQVSTMYVQALREGKRCVTAHWLNTVLKRKRMVPPHRTLHLPFAFPPGAKPCSQHIISVTGFVDADRDDLKLMAYLAGARYTGYLCRSNTVLICKEPSGLKYEKAKEWKIPCVNAQWLCDILLGNFEALRQIQHSRYSIYTHPEPLVPNPQLVQNLLAAWRTPIKVSSEALASLQLLQKQKITDSTNQPANKKARLEEIQSPNKKLPPESTPRVMFTGFEPMQVQQYTKRLHALGGEVADSSQKVTHLVASKVTRTVKFLTAMSVVKHIVSPEWLEESWRSQKFVDEQSYILRDAEAEVLFAFSLEESLKRAHSAPLFKGKYFYLTPGICPSLSTMKPILESAGGKLLAKQPSYRKIMEHKQNKNLPEIILISCDNDLHLCREYFLKNIDVHNAEFILTGVLTQKLDYDSYKFT from the exons CCATCCTGGGTGATCCTCTCAGTCAGATGTGGAGACCTGTTACC AGTCACTGGATTCTCCCCAGAATCAGGACAGATATTCTTTGGTGTGACAGCTTGTCTTCCCagg CTTCCAGAAGATCTCAACACTTTGTGGGCGTACATAACCTTTTATGGAGGAGAATGTCAACTTAACCTCAACAAGAAGGTTACCCACTTAGTAGTCAAAGAACCAAAGGGG GCCAAGTTTGAGTGTGCCCTAAAACACCCAGGCATCAAGATTGTCACCCCGGACTGGATAATAGATTCAGTTAAAG ACAAAAGCAGGAAGGATGAGATGCTCTATCACCCCAGACTCACATACGTGGagcctgaggaagaggaggagagtgaaGCTGAGTCATACGACCAGCGCTCCCACTCAGATGGAAGCTACAGCCCGCGGCGATCCCGGCTGTCCAGTGGCGGCTCATCTGGTGAGGAGTCCAGCCCCCGCAGACGACCAGGGCCCAAAAAACTGAACTCCGTCTCCCCGACGTCTCCCTGCAAACCTGAGCGCCGCAGTGAGCGGATGTTTGATGACTCTGATGACGACTCCTCCACAGAGAAGGAGGGCACCAACCTCAACTGGACACCGGCTGAAGTCGTCACGCCAACCCCTCCTATTGCGACCGGCACAGCCAGACGACGAGGCGGGCCACCCGGCAGCAAAGACCCAGTGTCGTCCACAGGCAGCGGGCTGATTAACCTGTGTGCCACTGTTCCTCCTGTACCTGGCAGTGGAGGAGCTCTGCCCGCAGAGGCTCGCTCTGCTGCTGCCGCCATCAGTCACACCACACAGCAAG GTGTATCAGTTCCAGAGGGGTGGAGCCAGGCTGCTCGAACCCTCCGCAACATCACCAACAACTCTGACATGCAGCCAGCCAATCGACCTGCCAACGTAGCACAT ATCATCCAGAATCTGACAGCCAATCAGACCAAGCCATTGGAGCAGCAGACCAATCAGAGCCATGCTCAGACCCCAAACAGTACCAACCCTCTTCTGTTTAATCAGTCCAAACTGCCCGGCCAGCCCctcacagcagagcagcagcaacagttaCTGCAACAGCAACAGTCACACCAGGCTGCACAGCAACAACACCAACAATTACCGCAGCAACCGCAGCATCCTATGATgcacctccagcagcagcatcagatgATGCAGCTACATCACCAACAGCAACAACATCAACAGTCGCAGGTCACACAGCAGCAAGGGTTTGCACAGTTACcccaacagcaacaacagtttctgcagcagcagcagcaaatgcACCAACAGCAGATGttttcccagcagcagcagcagcatgcgTTCTCCCAGCAGCAGCTACGGCCTCAGCAGCTCCTGCGGCCTGGtttacagcagctgcagcagcaacaggcacTACAACAACAGCTCCAGCAGttccaacagcagcaacagcgaaTGCAGATGttacagcaacagcagcaacagcagaatCAACAGCAGTTACACCAACAGCATctacaacaacagcagcagcagcagcagcagcagcatttcctacaacagcagcaacacatgcagcagatgcagcagcagcagcaccacctgCAGaatcagcaacagcagcaggctGTGCAGCATCAGAACCAGCAGGcccttcagcagcagcaacagcagcagcagcagcaccagaacCAGACAACGCTGCAGCCTCAGCTCCAGCAGCCTCCTCACATCTCCCAGCTGTTTGGACACGAGCCAGGACAAGAAA TTCCACAGGATGGCTTCCTGCTAGGCTGTGTGTTTGCTATTGCTGACTACCCAGAACAGATGGCTGACAAACAACTCCTGGCCACATGGAAGAGG GTCATCCAGGCGTGTGGAGGTGCTGTTGACCCCACCCTGACCAGCCGCTGCACACACCTGCTGTGTGAGAGTCAAGTCAGCACCATGTATGTACAG GCACTCAGAGAGGGAAAGCGCTGTGTAACAGCCCACTGGCTCAACACTGtactgaagaggaagaggatggtTCCTCCTCATCGGACTTTACATCTGCCCTTCGCCTTTCCTCCTGGAGCCAAACCCTGCTCTCAGCAC ATTATATCAGTGACAGGTTTTGTGGATGCTGACAGGGACGACCTGAAGTTGATGGCCTACCTTGCTGGTGCCAGATATACGGGATATCTGTGTCGCAGTAACACTGTCCTCATCTGTAAAGA ACCCAGTGGGCTTAAATATGAGAAGGCAAAGGAGTGGAAGATCCCATGTGTGAACGCCCAGTGGCTGTGTGATATACTGCTGGGAAACTTTGAAGCACTAAGACAGATTCAGCACAGCAGATACTCCATCTACACGCACCCCGAACCACTGGTGCCTAATCCACAGCTGGTCCAGAACCTATTGG CTGCCTGGAGAACGCCGATTAAAGTATCTTCCGAAGCTTTGGCG AGTCTCCAGCTGCTCCAGAAGCAGAAGATAACTGACTCCACCAACCAGCCTGCAAACAAGAAGGCCAG actgGAAGAGATCCAGTCCCCCAATAAGAAGCTTCCTCCGGAGTCCACTCCCCGAGTCATGTTCACAGGTTTTGAGCCCATGCAAGTACAGCAGTACACAAAG AGGTTACATGCTTTAGGTGGAGAAGTAGCAGACAGCAGTCAGAAAGTCACTCACCTGGTGGCCAGTAAGGTGACCCGCACTGTCAAGTTCCTCACCGCCATGTCTGTGGTCAAACACATCGTCAGTCCAGAGTGGCTGGAGGAGAGCTGGAGGAGCCAGAAGTTTGTGG ATGAGCAGAGCTATATTCTGAGGGATGCAGAGGCGGAAGTACTGTTTGCCTTCAGTTTGGAGGAGTCACTAAAGAGAGCCCACAGTGCACCCCTCTTCAAG GGGAAGTACTTCTACCTCACCCCAGGGATCTGCCCCAGCCTCAGCACCATGAAACCCATCCTGGAGAGTGCTGGTGGAAAGCTGCTGGCCAAACAGCCCTCCTACAGAAAGATCATGGAGCATAAACAGAACAAG AACCTTCCAGAAATCATTTTAATATCCTGCGACAATGACCTCCATCTCTGTAGAGAATACTTCTTGAAAAACATTG ATGTCCACAACGCTGAGTTCATCTTGACAGGAGTTCTCACCCAGAAACTGGACTACGACTC GTATAAGTTCACTTGA